From Dasypus novemcinctus isolate mDasNov1 chromosome 19, mDasNov1.1.hap2, whole genome shotgun sequence, a single genomic window includes:
- the FICD gene encoding protein adenylyltransferase FICD — translation MTLIPVVTSVMAVTEPKWVSVWGRFLWVTLLSMVLGSLLALLLPLGAMEEQCLAMLKSFYLLRSKLDRVQHAVSKCTSPSTELSVTSRDAGLLVVKNKASPAGKLEAKAALNQALEMKRQGKRKKAHKLFLHALKMDPDFVDALNEFGIFSEEDKDIIQADYLYTRALTISPYNEKALVNRDRTLPLVEEIDQRYFSIIDSKVKKVMSIPKGNSALRRVMEETYYHHIYHTVAIEGNTLTLSEIRHILETRYAVPGKSLEEQNEVIGMHAAMKYVNTTLVSRIGSVTISDVLEIHRRVLGYVDPVEAGRFRTTQVLVGHHVPPHPQDVEKQMQEFIQWLNSEDAMNLHPVEFAALAHYKLVYIHPFIDGNGRTSRLLMNLILMQAGYPPITIRKEQRSEYYHVLEVANEGDVRPFIRFIAKCTESTLDILLFATTEYSVALPEAKPNQSETLLVKP, via the exons ATGACTCTCATACCAGTAGTGACTTCAGTGATGGCGGTGACCGAGCCAAAATGGGTCTCAGTGTGGGGCCGCTTCCTGTGGGTGACCCTGCTGAGCATGGTACTGGGATCCCTGCTGGCCCTGCTGCTGCCGCTGGGGGCCATGGAAGAGCAGTGCTTGGCCATGCTCAAAAGCTTCTACCTGCTCAGGAGCAAACTGGACAGGGTGCAGCACGCCGTCAGCAAGTGCACCAGCCCATCCACGGAACTTAGCGTCACCTCCAGGGATGCGGGGCTGCTGGTGGTCAAGAATAAGGCCTCTCCAG CTGGTAAGTTGGAAGCCAAAGCAGCTTTGAACCAAGCCCTGGAAATGAAGCGCCAGGGCAAGCGCAAGAAAGCCCATAAGCTCTTCTTACATGCCCTCAAGATGGACCCAGATTTTGTAGATGCGCTCAACGAATTTGGCATCTTCTCAGAAGAAGACAAGGACATCATCCAGGCAGATTACTTGTACACTAGAGCATTAACTATCTCGCCCTACAATGAGAAAGCGCTGGTCAATCGGGACCGGACGCTGCCCCTCGTGGAGGAAATTGACCAGAGGTACTTCAGCATCATCGACAGCAAGGTGAAAAAGGTCATGTCCATCCCTAAGGGGAACTCTGCACTCCGCAGAGTCATGGAGGAAACGTACTACCACCACATCTACCACACAGTTGCAATTGAAGGCAACACCCTCACTCTCTCAGAAATCAGGCACATCCTTGAGACCCGCTACGCTGTGCCTGGGAAGAGCTTGGAGGAGCAGAACGAGGTCATCGGCATGCACGCGGCCATGAAGTACGTAAACACAACCCTCGTTTCCCGCATAGGGTCCGTCACCATCAGTGACGTGCTGGAGATCCACAGGCGGGTGCTGGGCTACGTAGATCCAGTAGAAGCTGGCAGGTTTCGGACAACACAAGTCCTTGTTGGACATCatgtccctccccacccccaagatgtgGAAAAACAGATGCAGGAGTTCATACAGTGGCTCAATTCGGAGGATGCCATGAATCTACACCCAGTTGAGTTTGCAGCCTTAGCCCATTATAAACTAGTTTACATCCACCCGTTCATTGATGGCAATGGAAGGACCTCACGCCTGCTGATGAACCTCATCCTGATGCAGGCAGGCTACCCGCCCATAACCATCCGCAAGGAGCAGAGATCCGAGTATTACCACGTACTGGAAGTTGCCAACGAAGGCGATGTGAGGCCATTCATTCGCTTCATTGCTAAGTGTACTGAATCCACCCTAGACATCCTGCTTTTCGCCACAACTGAGTACTCGGTGGCGCTGCCAGAAGCCAAACCCAACCAGTCCGAGACACTTCTTGTGAAGCCTTAA